A window of the Juglans microcarpa x Juglans regia isolate MS1-56 chromosome 5D, Jm3101_v1.0, whole genome shotgun sequence genome harbors these coding sequences:
- the LOC121264378 gene encoding cysteine-rich receptor-like protein kinase 10: protein MPCWKYPLVFLFLLAITFLSLTSESAPTYSGHSCSNSTFFAANDTFESNLNSVLSSLSSNTTRAGTGFYNASAGEDPPDVVFGLSLCRGDVSTAVCQDCVATATKEILRRCPLDKVSIIWYDECLLRYSNQYIFATLDEEPSLVLVNTGIIQEADRERFSQLLSGSTINSLATRASNSQSGKKFATEEEKFNSFQTLYNLVQCTPDLTASDCYRCLQRAILPICCGGNQGGRALLPSCTLRYELYPFYNITAAASPTLPPLAPGGSKMSSLTILAIVIPIAVAVVLLFVGFCFFRRRALKKYNMVSKENVGNEIQTIESLQFDWDTIEAATNKFADDNKIGEGGFGVVYKGTLFNGQHIAVKRLSKSSGQGAVEFKNEILVVAKLQHRNLVKLLGFCFEGEEKLLVYEYVTNKSLDYFLFDPAKQGQLDWSRRYKIIEGIARGTLYLHEDSRLRIIHRDLKASNILLDDNMNAKISDFGMAKIFGVDQTQGNTSKIVGTFGYMSPEYAMHGRYSVKSDLFSFGVLVLEIISGQKNRRSYQSDHAEDLLSYAWNQWRSGTPLELLDPALRHSYSRNEVIRCIHIGLLCVQEAPASRPTMATVVLMLNSYSVTLPLPQQPALLHRSRAKLDKPTKELGSDQSSSSQAISGSVNEVSLTEIYPR, encoded by the exons ATGCCTTGTTGGAAATATCCCCTCGTCTTTTTGTTTCTCCTCGCGATTACCTTCCTTAGCCTTACCAGTGAAAGCGCACCCACTTACAGTGGTCACTCCTgctcaaactcaaccttcttcgCCGCAAACGACACCTTCGAATCCAACCTCAATTCTGTCCTCTCCTCTCTTTCCTCGAACACCACACGGGCCGGTACCGGGTTTTACAACGCCTCGGCGGGTGAGGACCCTCCTGACGTGGTTTTCGGGCTCTCTCTCTGCCGGGGCGACGTCAGCACCGCCGTCTGTCAAGACTGCGTTGCCACCGCGACCAAAGAGATACTACGGCGCTGCCCCTTGGACAAAGTTTCTATAATATGGTACGACGAGTGCTTGTTACGTTACTCCAACCAATACATCTTCGCTACCTTGGACGAAGAGCCGTCGTTAGTACTGGTCAACACTGGAATTATCCAAGAGGCGGACAGGGAACGCTTCAGCCAGTTGTTGTCGGGCAGCACAATCAATTCGTTGGCGACACGGGCCTCGAACTCTCAGTCGGGAAAGAAGTTTGCGACGGAGGAAGAGAAGTTCAACAGTTTTCAGACACTGTACAACCTGGTGCAGTGCACACCGGATCTGACTGCGTCCGATTGCTATAGATGTTTACAAAGAGCCATTCTTCCAATATGCTGCGGTGGAAATCAAGGTGGAAGGGCTCTGCTACCGAGTTGTACCCTCAGATATGAATTGTATCCATTTTACAACATCACGGCGGCTGCTTCGCCTACGCTTCCTCCTCTTGCCCCAG GAGGAAGCAAAATGTCGTCTCTCACAATTCTTGCCATTGTCATCCCAATTGCTGTTGCCGTGGTTCTTTTGTTCGTGGGCTTTTGCTTCTTTCGGAGGAGAGCCCTGAAGAAATACAATATGGTGTCCAAAGAAAACG TGGGAAATGAAATTCAAACCATAGAGTCCTTGCAATTTGACTGGGATACTATTGAAGCTGCCACAAACAAGTTCGCAGATGATAACAAGATAGGTGAAGGGGGATTTGGTGTGGTTTACAAG gGTACCCTTTTTAATGGTCAACATATCGCTGTGAAGAGACTGTCTAAAAGCTCTGGGCAGGGTGCCGTCGAGTTTAAGAATGAGATTTTAGTGGTAGCCAAGCTTCAACATAGAAATCTGGTTAAACTATTGGGATTTTGCTTTGAAGGAGAAGAGAAGTTACTCGTTTATGAATATGTGACCAACAAAAGCCTTGATTACTTTCTATTCG ACCCTGCAAAGCAAGGACAATTGGATTGGTCAAGACGTTACAAGATTATTGAAGGAATTGCTCGAGGAACTCTTTACCTTCATGAAGATTCTCGGCTAAGAATTATTCATCGTGATCTCAAAGCTAGCAATATTCTGTTAGATGATAATATGAATGCAAAGATTTCAGACTTTGGCATGGCAAAAATATTTGGGGTGGATCAAACTCAAGGAAATACAAGTAAAATTGTTGGAACATT TGGTTACATGTCTCCGGAGTATGCTATGCATGGACGATATTCTGTAAAGTCGGACCTGTTTAGCTTCGGAGTCTTGGTTCTAGAGATCATAAGTGGCCAGAAGAACCGCCGTTCCTATCAATCAGATCATGCCGAGGACCTCTTGAGTTAT GCTTGGAATCAATGGAGGAGTGGGACACCCTTGGAGTTGTTGGATCCGGCTCTGAGACATTcttattcaagaaatgaagttaTTAGGTGCATCCATATTGGGTTATTGTGCGTTCAAGAAGCTCCAGCAAGCCGACCTACAATGGCAACAGTAGTTCTTATGCTTAACAGTTACTCTGTTACGCTACCATTACCTCAGCAGCCAGCACTTTTGCATCGAAGTAGAGCAAAGCTGGACAAGCCAACAAAGGAGCTGGGCTCAGATCAATCTTCTTCAAGTCAAGCAATTTCGGGGTCTGTTAATGAAGTATCGCTTACTGAAATATACCCTCGATAA